DNA sequence from the Streptomyces canus genome:
CCCGGACGGAACCGCGTTCCACGGCCCGGCCCGCGTACATCACCAGCAGGTCGTCGGCCATGTTCGAGATGACGCCGAGGTCGTGCGTGATGAAGATGATCGCGGAGCCGAACTCCTGCTGGAGGTCCTTGAGCAGGTCCAGGATCTGGGCCTGCACGGTGACGTCCAGTGCGGTGGTCGGCTCGTCGGCGATCAGCAGGTCGGGGTCGCACATCAGTGCCATGGCGATCATCGCGCGCTGGCGCATACCGCCGGAGAACTGGTGCGGGTAGTCGTCGTAGCGCTGCTTGGGCTGCGGGATGCCGACCTTCTCCAGCAGCTGGACGGCACGGTCCTTGGCCTCCGACTTGGAGGCGCCCCGGTGCTTCATGAACGGCTCGGCCAGCTGCCGGCCCACCGTGTAGAACGGCGACAGGGCGGTCAGCGGGTCCTGGAAGATCATCGCCATCTTGTTGCCGCGGAGCTGCTCCAGCTCCCGCTCGGTGGCGGTGACGAGTTCCTTGCCGTCGAGGACGATCTCGCCGTCGACGGAGCTGGAGCGCGGGTTGTGCAGGCCCAGGATCGTCAGGTTGGTGACGGACTTGCCGGAGCCGGACTCGCCGACGATGCCCAGGGTCTTGCCGCGCTCGACGTCGAAGGAGAGGCCGTCGACCGCCTTGACGATGCCGTCCTCGGTGGAGAACTGCACCTTCAGATCACGCACCG
Encoded proteins:
- a CDS encoding ABC transporter ATP-binding protein, whose product is MTTLTKTEDAPAPTGPESFLSVRDLKVQFSTEDGIVKAVDGLSFDVERGKTLGIVGESGSGKSVTNLTILGLHNPRSSSVDGEIVLDGKELVTATERELEQLRGNKMAMIFQDPLTALSPFYTVGRQLAEPFMKHRGASKSEAKDRAVQLLEKVGIPQPKQRYDDYPHQFSGGMRQRAMIAMALMCDPDLLIADEPTTALDVTVQAQILDLLKDLQQEFGSAIIFITHDLGVISNMADDLLVMYAGRAVERGSVREVLGAPKHPYTWGLLSSMPRLDGDINEALEPIPGSPPSLLNPPSGCPFHPRCAFKDEVPGTLCTDSRPPLGEGRASACHLTAEQKQTIFIDKIQPRLR